One Cheilinus undulatus linkage group 22, ASM1832078v1, whole genome shotgun sequence DNA window includes the following coding sequences:
- the cnpy3 gene encoding protein canopy homolog 3 — protein MISAGFVSFLLVISSVVAGKGGGDDDWVHLPNKCEVCKFVSIEMKSAFDETGKTKEVIDRNYRFIDSKGAPPIKYVKSDLRFIEVVENVCQRLLEYNLHKERSGSNRFAKGMSETFSTLHGLVNKGVNVVMDIPYELWNETSAEVADLKKQCDGLVEQYEEVIEDWYKGSQEEDLTTYLCEKHVLKGQDTECLKENYMKQKKGDQAAIAEDKKKKKKKKGGKKGKGKSEEGEEGGDGSSEGEKTTKKKKKETKAKKKKKSKAPVEKVDGGGVTSDEEIQPQVPLKTEL, from the exons ATGATTTCAGCGGGATTTGTGTCGTTTTTGTTGGTCATTTCGTCGGTTGTAGCGGGAAAAGGCGGAGGAGACGATGATTGGGTTCATCTTCCAAACAAATGTGAAG TGTGTAAGTTTGTCAGCATTGAGATGAAGTCGGCGTTCGATGAGACGGGGAAAACAAAGGAAGTCATCGACAGAAACTACCGCTTCATCGACAGCAAGGGGGCGCCACCCATCAAATACGTCAAATC AGACCTGAGATTCATCGAGGTTGTAGAAAATGTGTGTCAGAGGCTGCTGGAGTACAACCTGCACAAAGAGAGAAGTGGAAGCAACCGCTTCGCCAAG GGCATGTCGGAGACGTTCTCCACCCTCCATGGTTTAGTGAACAAAGGCGTGAACGTGGTCATGGATATCCCCTACGAGCTGTGGAACGAGACTTCAGCTGAGGTCGCTGACCTAAAGAAACAG tgtgaCGGGCTGGTGGAGCAGTATGAGGAGGTGATTGAGGACTGGTACAAAGGGAGCCAGGAGGAGGACCTGACCACATACCTGTGTGAGAAACACGTTCTCAAAGGACAGGACACAG AATGCCTGAAAGAGAACTACATGAAGCAGAAGAAGGGCGACCAGGCCGCCATCGCCGaggacaagaagaagaagaaaaagaagaagggaGGAAAGAAGGGAAAGGGGAAGAgcgaggagggagaggagggaggagacgGCAGCTCGGAGGGCGAGAAGAcgacgaagaagaagaagaaggagacgaaggcgaagaagaagaagaagagcaaagCTCCGGTGGAGAAGGTGGACGGAGGAGGGGTGACGTCAGACGAGGAGATCCAGCCTCAGGTGCCTCTGAAGACGGAGCTGTGA